One region of Rhizophagus irregularis chromosome 18, complete sequence genomic DNA includes:
- a CDS encoding uncharacterized protein (SECRETED:cutsite_VDA-HG; SECRETED:prob_0.6633); SECRETED:SignalP(1-28), whose amino-acid sequence MNKKSLKLSSIILFYLLAFLALTIIVDAHGNHGKCKTTTTTTTTTITKTSSTCKATPTLKLKRDKRGHGHGHGHGHGDGDGDDDGHCTKTATCTHTKFACVTPPPTCILDGKPCTGGAQNCCGKLIAYRVYKCIISSN is encoded by the exons atgaataaaaagtCTCTTAAACTTTCTTCGATTATTCTTTTCTACCTGTTAGCATTTTTGGCATTGACTATTATTGTTGATGCCCATGGTAACCATGGTAAATGTAAAACTACAACTACCACTACAACAACAACGATCACTAAAACCTCTTCAACCTGCAAAGCCACTCCCACTCTTAAACTTAAGCGTGATAAAAGGGGCCACGGTCATGGTCATGGTCATGGTCATGGTGATGGtgatggtgatgatgatgGCCATTGTACAAAAACTGCCACTTGTACGCATACAAAATTTGCATGTGTTACACCACCACCTACTTGTATTCTTGATGGTAAGCCATGCACAGGTGGTGCACAAAATTGCTGTGGTAAA ctTATAGCTTATAGagtatataaatgtattatttcttcaaattaa